Proteins encoded within one genomic window of Bradyrhizobium sp. 186:
- a CDS encoding LL-diaminopimelate aminotransferase, whose product MEEFYRIRRLPPYVFEQVNRAKAAARNAGADIIDLGMGNPDLPAPPHVLEKLKETLGKPRTDRYSASRGIPGLRRAQAGYYARRFGVKLNPDTQVVATLGSKEGFANVAQAITAPGDVVLCPNPSYPIHAFGFLMAGGVIRSVPSEPTPQFFEAVERAIVHSIPKPLALVVCYPSNPTAYVASLDFYKDLVAFAKKHEILILSDLAYAEVYFDENNPPPSVLQVPGAIDVTVEFTSMSKTYSMAGWRMGFAVGNERVIAALARVKSYLDYGAFTPVQVAATAALNGPDDCIKEMRDTYRKRREALVESFGRAGWEIPPPDASMFAWAPLPEAFRSVGSMAFATLMVEKSGVVVSPGVGFGEHGEGYVRIAMVENEQRIRQAARGVRRFLESGIETLHNVVPLANRR is encoded by the coding sequence ATGGAAGAATTTTACCGCATCCGCCGCCTTCCGCCTTACGTGTTCGAGCAGGTCAACCGGGCCAAGGCAGCCGCGCGGAATGCCGGCGCCGACATCATCGATCTCGGCATGGGCAATCCGGACCTGCCGGCGCCGCCGCACGTGCTGGAGAAGCTGAAGGAGACGCTGGGCAAGCCGCGCACCGATCGCTACTCGGCCTCCCGCGGCATCCCCGGGCTGCGCAGGGCCCAAGCCGGCTATTACGCCCGCCGCTTCGGCGTAAAACTCAATCCCGACACCCAGGTGGTGGCGACGCTCGGCTCCAAGGAAGGCTTTGCCAACGTGGCGCAGGCGATCACCGCGCCGGGCGACGTCGTTCTCTGTCCGAACCCGAGCTATCCGATTCACGCCTTCGGCTTTTTGATGGCGGGCGGCGTGATCCGCTCGGTGCCATCGGAGCCGACGCCGCAGTTCTTCGAGGCGGTGGAGCGCGCGATCGTGCACTCGATCCCGAAGCCGCTGGCGCTAGTGGTCTGCTACCCTTCGAACCCGACGGCCTATGTCGCGAGCCTCGACTTCTACAAGGACCTGGTGGCGTTTGCGAAGAAGCACGAGATCCTGATCCTGTCCGATCTTGCCTATGCCGAAGTCTATTTCGACGAGAACAACCCGCCGCCCTCGGTGCTCCAGGTGCCCGGCGCGATCGATGTCACCGTCGAGTTCACCTCGATGTCGAAGACCTATTCGATGGCCGGCTGGCGCATGGGCTTTGCGGTCGGCAATGAGCGCGTGATCGCAGCACTCGCCCGCGTCAAATCCTATCTCGATTACGGCGCCTTCACGCCAGTGCAGGTCGCAGCGACCGCGGCGCTGAACGGCCCGGACGATTGCATCAAGGAGATGCGCGACACCTACCGCAAGCGCCGCGAGGCGCTGGTGGAGTCGTTCGGCCGCGCCGGCTGGGAGATCCCGCCGCCGGATGCCTCGATGTTCGCCTGGGCGCCGCTGCCGGAAGCGTTCCGCAGCGTCGGCAGCATGGCGTTCGCGACCCTGATGGTGGAGAAATCCGGCGTCGTGGTCTCGCCCGGCGTCGGCTTCGGCGAGCATGGCGAAGGATATGTCCGCATCGCCATGGTGGAAAACGAGCAACGGATCAGGCAGGCCGCGCGCGGCGTGCGCCGCTTCCTTGAAAGCGGCATCGAAACGTTGCACAACGTCGTTCCGCTCGCCAACCGGCGCTAA
- a CDS encoding homoserine dehydrogenase: protein MVAPLKVGIAGLGTVGAEVVRLIETQSRVLAGRSGRGIRVVAVTARSKAKKRGVDLRGVEWVKDPMALATHPGIDCFVELMGGAGDPALSAVEAALNASKSVVTANKALLAKHGLKLAKAAEKHGGALNFEAAVGAAIPVIKTLREGLAGTGINRVYGILNGTCNYILTRMEQEGLSFAECLKDAQRLGYAEANPSFDVDGHDTAQKLAILASLAFGTKVAQSAVYVEGISSIAPEDLRAAADLGYRVKLLGVAVRTAKGIEQRVHPTMVPKSSSIAQVMGVTNAVTIDGEGIPPITLVGPGAGGAATASAVVADIADVARGIRANPFGRPISQLRDTKKAPMERHEGGYYIRLLARDFPGTAAAIATRLAEQKISIESIVQRHPNGGAAPANGKAVLVPVILITYATHEDAVRRALAAVQHDKVISGRPQVIRIEKN from the coding sequence ATGGTCGCACCCCTGAAAGTGGGCATAGCGGGGCTCGGCACCGTGGGCGCCGAAGTTGTCCGTTTGATTGAAACGCAAAGCCGCGTGCTCGCGGGCCGCAGCGGCCGGGGCATTCGCGTCGTCGCCGTCACCGCGCGCTCAAAGGCGAAGAAGCGCGGCGTCGATCTGCGCGGCGTCGAATGGGTCAAGGATCCGATGGCGCTCGCAACCCATCCCGGCATCGACTGCTTCGTCGAGCTGATGGGCGGCGCCGGCGATCCCGCGCTGTCGGCGGTCGAAGCTGCGCTGAACGCCAGCAAGTCTGTCGTCACAGCCAACAAGGCGTTGCTCGCCAAGCACGGGCTCAAACTGGCAAAGGCCGCCGAAAAGCACGGCGGCGCGCTGAATTTCGAGGCAGCCGTCGGCGCCGCGATCCCCGTCATCAAGACGTTGCGCGAGGGTCTTGCGGGAACCGGCATCAACCGCGTCTACGGCATCCTCAACGGCACCTGCAACTACATCCTGACGCGGATGGAGCAGGAAGGGCTGTCCTTCGCCGAATGCCTCAAGGATGCGCAGCGCCTCGGCTATGCCGAGGCCAACCCGTCCTTCGACGTCGACGGCCACGACACCGCACAGAAGCTGGCCATTCTCGCCAGCCTCGCTTTCGGCACGAAAGTTGCTCAAAGCGCGGTGTATGTCGAAGGTATCTCGTCCATCGCGCCGGAAGATCTGCGCGCGGCCGCCGATCTCGGTTACCGCGTCAAGCTGCTCGGCGTTGCGGTTCGCACCGCCAAGGGCATCGAGCAGCGCGTGCATCCGACCATGGTTCCAAAATCCTCCTCGATCGCGCAGGTGATGGGTGTCACCAATGCGGTCACGATCGATGGCGAGGGCATTCCGCCGATTACGCTGGTCGGCCCCGGCGCAGGAGGAGCTGCGACCGCATCCGCCGTCGTCGCCGATATTGCCGATGTCGCGCGCGGCATCCGCGCCAACCCGTTCGGCCGGCCGATTTCGCAACTGCGCGACACCAAGAAAGCGCCGATGGAGCGGCATGAGGGCGGCTACTACATCCGCCTTTTGGCGCGCGATTTCCCGGGCACTGCGGCTGCGATCGCGACCCGGCTTGCAGAACAGAAGATTTCGATCGAATCGATCGTGCAGCGCCATCCCAATGGCGGCGCGGCGCCGGCAAACGGCAAGGCGGTGCTCGTGCCCGTCATCCTGATCACCTATGCGACGCATGAGGACGCCGTGCGCCGGGCGCTCGCCGCCGTGCAGCACGATAAGGTGATCAGCGGCCGGCCGCAGGTGATCCGGATCGAGAAGAACTAG
- the glpX gene encoding class II fructose-bisphosphatase: MSTHISVPPHALLERILTLEIVRVTERAAVSSARLRGHGNEKAADQAAVDAMRRELNKLPIEGTIVIGEGERDEAPMLFIGEKVGMNTGPRVDIAVDPLEGTTLCAKNMPGSIATMAMADGGTLLHAPDVYMQKLAIGPGYAKGVVELDATPAENVLRLAKAKGVAPEGITVLVLDRPRHASIIESVRSTGAAVRLITDGDVAGVIHCADPDNTGVDMYLGTGGAPEGVLAAVALRCIGGQMQCRLILDSDEKRERAAKMGVNDPKMIYGIEDMAKGDCLFAATGVTTGSLLSGVKFRKDGVIETETVVMRSVTGTVRYIKAEHRELAKFHLD, from the coding sequence ATGTCGACCCATATTTCAGTCCCGCCGCACGCGTTGCTCGAGCGCATTCTCACGCTGGAGATCGTGCGGGTGACGGAGCGGGCAGCGGTGTCTTCGGCGCGGCTGCGCGGACACGGCAATGAGAAAGCGGCCGACCAGGCCGCGGTGGACGCGATGCGGCGCGAGCTCAACAAGCTGCCGATCGAGGGCACCATCGTGATCGGCGAGGGCGAGCGCGACGAGGCGCCGATGCTCTTCATCGGCGAGAAGGTCGGCATGAACACCGGCCCGCGGGTCGACATCGCGGTCGACCCGCTCGAAGGCACCACGCTGTGCGCCAAGAACATGCCGGGCTCGATTGCCACCATGGCGATGGCCGACGGCGGCACGCTGCTGCACGCGCCCGACGTCTACATGCAGAAGCTCGCAATCGGCCCGGGTTATGCCAAGGGTGTCGTCGAGCTCGATGCCACGCCGGCGGAAAACGTCCTCCGTCTCGCCAAGGCCAAGGGCGTCGCGCCGGAGGGGATCACCGTGCTCGTGCTCGACCGTCCGCGCCACGCCAGCATCATCGAGAGCGTGCGCTCGACGGGCGCCGCCGTGCGCCTCATCACCGACGGCGACGTCGCCGGCGTGATCCACTGCGCCGACCCCGACAACACCGGCGTCGACATGTATCTCGGCACCGGCGGTGCGCCGGAAGGCGTGCTCGCGGCCGTGGCGCTGCGCTGCATCGGCGGCCAGATGCAGTGCCGCCTGATCCTCGACTCCGACGAGAAGCGCGAGCGCGCTGCCAAGATGGGCGTCAACGATCCCAAGATGATCTACGGCATCGAAGACATGGCCAAGGGCGACTGCCTGTTCGCCGCCACCGGCGTCACCACGGGCTCGCTGCTCTCGGGCGTGAAATTCCGCAAGGACGGCGTGATCGAGACCGAGACGGTGGTCATGCGCTCCGTCACCGGTACCGTGCGCTACATCAAGGCCGAGCACCGCGAACTGGCGAAGTTCCATTTGGATTGA